The nucleotide sequence CTCGACCAGCACTCGCAGGCAATCTTTCCAGTGGGGCACATGCGAACCTGATTTGATGAACGATCGCAACTGGTGGTCGAACGTTCCCAGGCCCATCGCATCGGTCTGGCGAATAGTCAGCAGCCCGAGTGCTGCCGCCGCAGTGCTTGCCAACTGATACTTCGACAAACTGGTGCTGCCAAACTTCATCGATTCGCTGGAATCCACCAGCAACCAGCACACCAGATCGGTTTCCAGTTCGTATTGCTTCAGGTAGAACCGTTCCTTACGGCCATACACTTTCCAATCGATATGGCGAATGTCATCCCCTGGGACATATTCGCGGTGCTCCGCAAACTCCACTGCAAAGCCATGTTGCCTGCTGCGGTGGGAACCAATCATCATCCCTTCCACCGTATTTCGGGCGGCAAGTTCCAGATTCTGGATGCGTTGCAATACTTCTTTGTTCATCATGCGGGTTGCACGCTTTGCAATAAGGGAAGCTGAAGATGTGGTTCCAATAAGAGTGTAGGCGAAATCGTCGAATTATGCCATGAGTTTGTTGATCAGGTGGCCATGGACATCGGTAAGACGGAAATCCCTGCCCTGAAAACGGTACGTCAGTTTTTTGTGATCCAGCCCCAACAGGTGCAGCACCGTGGCTTGAATATCGTGCACGTGCACACGATCTTCCGTGGGGCTGAAACCAAACTCATCAGTTTCGCCAATGCTGATACCACGTTTGATGCCACCACCAGTAAACCACATCGTAAATGAATCAATGTGGTGGTTTCTGCCCACGGTGTTGCGAACTTCACCCATTGGCGTGCGGCCAAATTCACCACCCCAGATGACGAGAGTGGAATCAAGCAGGCCAGTGCGTTTCAAATCTTCTACCAGTGCGGTCATTGGCTGGTCGACATCGCGACACACTTTGTCCAACCCTTTGTCCAGATTATTCACCGCATCACCGTGGTGATCCCAGTCGGTGTGGTACAACTGCACGAAACGCACCCCGCGTTCTACCAGGCGACGTGCCAACAGACAATTATTCGCGAACGAAGAATCACCTGGTTTTGCCCCATAGGCTTCCAGTGTTTTCTTGTTTTCCTTACTCAGGTCAATCAATTCCGGTGCACTGGTCTGCATGCGATATGCCATTTCATACGAAGCAATCCGTGTTTGAATCTCGGGATCTTTCGTTGCATCGAAACGTTCTTTGTTCAAATCCTTTACCGCATCAATCACCGATTGCTGCCGATTCGCACTGATGCCGCTGGGGGTCGACAAATTGATGATCGGGTCGCCGGTACCACGGAAGGGCACTCCCTGATGACTGGTTGGCAGAAAACCACTTCCCCAGTTCAGCACACCTCCACGTGGGCCACGTGGGCCGGATTGCAACACCACGAAGCCTGGCAGATCCTGTGATTCGCTGCCGATGCCATAAGTGACCCACGAACCCATCGACGGTCGGCCGAACTGTGGGGAGCCAGTATTGAAGAACAGTTTTGCAGGACCGTGGTTGAAGACATCGGTAGCAATGCTTCGCACAAATGTGACATCGTCCACAATCCGTGTGAAGTTGGGAAAACAATCCGACACCCAAGAGCCGGTCTGGCCATATTTCTGAAACTTTCGTTTGGTGCCCAGCAGTTTCGGCCGGTCTTTTGCAAACGAGCTCATAAACGCAAAGCGTTTCCCCTTCACAAACGATTCCGGGATTGGCTTGCCATGAAACTTCTGCAGTTCTGGCTTAGGATCAAATAGTTCAAACTGGCTTGGCCCACCTGCCATGAACAGGAAGATAACCGCCTTCGCCTTCGGTGTATGGTGGGGTGGTTTCACTGCCTGTGGATTCGCAGGTCCGGCAACGGCAGATTGTTCCAGCAACGATGCCAGTGCTGCACTGCCCAAGCCAATCCCACAGTCGCGAAAAAAGTGGCGTCGTGT is from Zavarzinella sp. and encodes:
- a CDS encoding DUF58 domain-containing protein; amino-acid sequence: MMNKEVLQRIQNLELAARNTVEGMMIGSHRSRQHGFAVEFAEHREYVPGDDIRHIDWKVYGRKERFYLKQYELETDLVCWLLVDSSESMKFGSTSLSKYQLASTAAAALGLLTIRQTDAMGLGTFDHQLRSFIKSGSHVPHWKDCLRVLVEHPSEYHSQIGQVLHEFANRLSRRGIVAIFSDFFDEPDDIFLGLKHLQHQRHEVIIFHVLDAAEIEFPYRQTTLFQGMEQAAELLTDPLSIRESYLQEFQRFTRTLQSGCRDLGIDYVLLRTDDDLGKQLSKYLSGRAMR
- a CDS encoding DUF1501 domain-containing protein codes for the protein MLDLLNNTRRHFFRDCGIGLGSAALASLLEQSAVAGPANPQAVKPPHHTPKAKAVIFLFMAGGPSQFELFDPKPELQKFHGKPIPESFVKGKRFAFMSSFAKDRPKLLGTKRKFQKYGQTGSWVSDCFPNFTRIVDDVTFVRSIATDVFNHGPAKLFFNTGSPQFGRPSMGSWVTYGIGSESQDLPGFVVLQSGPRGPRGGVLNWGSGFLPTSHQGVPFRGTGDPIINLSTPSGISANRQQSVIDAVKDLNKERFDATKDPEIQTRIASYEMAYRMQTSAPELIDLSKENKKTLEAYGAKPGDSSFANNCLLARRLVERGVRFVQLYHTDWDHHGDAVNNLDKGLDKVCRDVDQPMTALVEDLKRTGLLDSTLVIWGGEFGRTPMGEVRNTVGRNHHIDSFTMWFTGGGIKRGISIGETDEFGFSPTEDRVHVHDIQATVLHLLGLDHKKLTYRFQGRDFRLTDVHGHLINKLMA